One genomic region from Skermania piniformis encodes:
- a CDS encoding CaiB/BaiF CoA transferase family protein: protein MAVAAGAPLAGVTVVALEQAVSAPMCTRALADLGARVIKVEHPNGGDFARHYDDVVLGQGAHFVWVNRGKESVALDLKTDAGVEVLHRLLARADVLVANLAPGATARLGVAPDDLALRYPDLIAVEIDGFGAGGPLSHKRAYDLLVQAESGVCSVTGTADAPAKPGPPMADVTTGLYAALSIVAALYRRAELGGKRIAVSLFDTMADMMGYHLTYTRHSGVEQQPLGMSSPAVAPYGAYPTADGRTVVLGTTNDNEWQRLATAILERPDLAADQRFATNAGRTRHRAELDEALTVWCGARDLAAIQRIADAAGIGNSCYNRTRDLLNHPQLVQRGRWQQIDTPAGPIPSLLPPAVIDGFDPPMGAVPALGEHTAAVLAEFGCVAEPSP from the coding sequence CGCTGGAGCAGGCGGTGTCGGCGCCGATGTGTACCCGCGCGCTGGCCGACTTGGGCGCCCGGGTGATCAAAGTCGAGCACCCGAACGGGGGTGACTTCGCACGGCACTACGACGACGTCGTGCTCGGTCAGGGGGCCCACTTCGTCTGGGTGAACCGGGGCAAGGAGTCGGTCGCGCTGGACCTGAAAACCGATGCCGGAGTAGAAGTTCTCCATCGGTTACTGGCCCGGGCCGACGTTCTGGTGGCCAATCTGGCGCCCGGTGCGACGGCCCGGTTGGGGGTGGCGCCCGACGACCTCGCCCTGCGCTATCCGGACCTGATCGCGGTGGAGATCGACGGGTTCGGTGCCGGCGGACCGCTGTCGCACAAGCGGGCCTACGACCTGCTGGTGCAGGCCGAGTCCGGGGTGTGTTCGGTGACCGGAACCGCCGACGCGCCGGCCAAACCCGGCCCGCCGATGGCCGACGTGACGACCGGTCTCTACGCGGCACTGTCCATCGTCGCCGCGCTCTACCGCCGGGCCGAGCTCGGCGGCAAGCGGATCGCAGTCAGTCTGTTCGACACGATGGCGGATATGATGGGGTATCACCTCACCTATACCCGGCATTCCGGCGTCGAGCAGCAGCCGCTGGGTATGAGCTCACCGGCGGTCGCCCCCTACGGCGCATACCCGACCGCGGACGGGCGCACGGTCGTGCTGGGCACCACCAACGACAACGAGTGGCAGCGGCTGGCGACCGCGATCTTGGAGCGTCCCGATCTCGCTGCCGACCAACGGTTCGCCACCAATGCCGGTCGCACCCGGCACCGGGCCGAACTCGACGAAGCCTTGACCGTGTGGTGCGGCGCCCGCGATCTGGCTGCGATCCAGCGCATCGCCGACGCTGCCGGGATCGGCAACTCCTGCTACAACCGGACCCGCGATCTGCTGAATCACCCGCAGCTGGTGCAGCGTGGGCGGTGGCAGCAGATCGACACCCCGGCCGGGCCGATCCCGTCGCTGTTGCCGCCCGCGGTGATCGACGGATTCGACCCGCCGATGGGCGCGGTACCGGCGCTGGGTGAACACACCGCCGCGGTGCTGGCCGAGTTCGGCTGTGTGGCGGAGCCGTCCCCGTGA